The window CACTGCTTacctagagaaaaaaaacacagacagggtTAAAGGAGTCATTTTGGGAGATATGCTTAATTTCTTTCTCCATataaagttagatgagaagatcaatatcactGTCATATCTGtcctttaaatatgaagctatagccagcagccAATGAGCTTAGCTCACTAATTACTACACTAAACTATATCTAACAGCTCCAATCTCCTCCTTTAgggatgtattttttttgaattcatGTATTATTAATAAGCGAGGATAGGGGCAAGTAGTCCGTCCACTCTTAAAATTGAAGGTAAGTAAGTCCATTTTCTCTTACAATACACAATGCCTTGTATGTGTGATTCTTATCTAGCAATGAAAATCTCTTTTCtatttatgaaataatttaaaacaaaaaagacatctgTTTAGTTTTCAGAGATTCCTCTTTTGCTGCCAAATAGtcatgttttttcccctttttttaatttccacagTCTAACAACTCCTACATCTGACATAATAAAATCCTGACCTGGAAGTCATGTAAAGCCACCTCAATCACACTCTTCAGAGGCTTCAGGACACACTTGTGCATGGCCTTCTCTAGCACCTGGTCTGTGTAAGAggacagcaaaacacacaaaaacagacggACAAGCCACagataaaagagaaacagacatttgattATTAAAGCACACCAGTAAATTAGCAATTCTTCAAGTGAGAAATGAGTCATATTTTAGAACTGAAAGTGCGTCATTGTGTATTGTGTAAGACTAATGACAGGACACATCACtaagaaactgaaactgtgcTTCTCAGTTACTATAGTCTGTATAACTCAGTTTTTTCAGAGACTTtattgctttattattattaaattacattcgGTAGGTTAAACAGCCCAAGACAAACCATAATTTGATCGATAACCCTAAAATGAAACTAACCGCACAAAATCTAAGTATCGTTGGTCAGTGATATAAACTACCGTATGTCCTTTATACTGCACTGCAAATACAGTTACAGAGCATTACAGTGAAGTGATCATGGGCCTGTTAAAGGATAAGGATGGCTTTCCTTCATTTTGTTCTAATTGTCATTAAATcctaaaagaccaaaaccaacgtTGTGTCAGTCCATCTATTATGATCTTCCAACTTCTCTACCCTTCCTCTCAGTCTgaagtttcattttattcaaaaagatCAGGTAATTATTAACTgtagcaaacattactcaaagtGGAGTAAACCAAGCCACCATTCCTGCATAAGATCGGTAGTAGCCACTGATAATCTTCTGTGTGCATTTATTCTGTATCTGTTCTTCAGTAATACCACCAACAATTCAACAATTCTTGAATCATATACATATGGTAAGAATCAATTTTGTAAGTTGTAAAACAGCATCAGAGGTGTAACAATTAGtccattaatcaattagtcaatcaaaacAACATTGATCAGCAACTGCAGTATTTTGATAaacgattaattgtttcagtcattattcAGCTAAAAATGCCtgacatttgatggttccagaTTTGTCAAATATGGGAACTTTCTGTAAATAtgatagtgaactgaatattttggggttttggactgttggtccaaCAAACGAGGCATTTAAGGATGTCTCCTTGTGATGGGcacttttaactgttttctgatatgtCATTTACCAGTCAACAATAATCAggagattaatcaataatggaaataattgttacttgcagccctaaacaacattttataaaaattttgcattttatacAATTTGAATCATTTCTAATCCCTGGCTTTCTCCAACTTAAACAAAATTGATAAATAACTTACCTCAGAGTTAGACATTCAAAGACCTAAAAGTTAGGTTTTACCAGACAGAATACATACTTGCAATTAAGCTAAAGGGCAACCTGAATGTTTAGTGTCTTGCTCTTTGAGGAGTTTAAGAATGGCTGATTTGCTAGAGTCTGAGCTGGAGTCTGACCTTGACCAATCCAGGTATTTTACGAACTTGGAACCCGATCATGCATGGAACTCTACCACATTCACAAGTATACTATTCATTCAGCCTGCATGCAGTAAAAAGTTGGATCACTTGGATCTTACAATGGCTCCATCTATACCTCTGACCCACGTCTATAGGCTTCAAATACTTTCCTGTCTACCTCAACAATGTCCAGtgtatcacattgacataattgTGTCATATTGTTCACTGGCAGCACTGACACAACTATTTATGCCTCACAGGCATCCCCGGGCTCCAGGCAGTTTTTATGTCATGCTTATGCAATGAACCAGacacaacaaaatacattgtgGAAAAATTTTTGCCTTCTCTGTGATTCAGAGAAACACCAGAGGAGCATaactaaaacagaaacaatcCTCCACAGTCTGTACAAGAAGTGTTGTGGGCCCCCTGAGGTAAGGGTACGGCTGTCCTTCATTGCATGCTGCTAAAACAAATAACTCTAAGAGTTAAGAGCATGCCTGAGGTGTTTACAGTGGCTGGACAATTCCATCAGATCCTCATGTGTACACAAGGACGAGTACAGAGGCTATTAAGGACACTGTTTTGGTCATGCTGTAGTGTATACAAGTAGGCccagatgcacacacattttcttacTGCGGACTTCCTGATTCCTTCCAGGAAGGCTCATTTCCTTTGTATATTAAGCCATGTTTGTTATTGAACTTTATCTAGGCTACAACCTGTTCAAAAGCTTCCTCCAACTGCAATAAACGGTGGGAGAGTGTGTGATATACTGTGTAtgtacacagagaaacacacaaacacacacacaccaaaatacacacaagcaagcacatacatacactgaaAAAACTAAAGAAGAATActcaaagaaatgtaaatgaaaacaatatttacatttgtgcAATCTAGTGATTTACAACCCAGAGATGACAGCCTTTCCCCTCCATTCATGTGctccttgttttttcttatccCGTTATGGTCACACGTCAGGTTGTGTGCTGACAATCCTAAGTCAAACTTCAGAGTTaaactgaaacatttctttCCTAAGACGTCAGACTTCCAGCCATAAAATAATCACTCTTCTCAATCTCTCTGTAAACACTCTGGAGAGGAGAACAGACATCAGAATGTCTGTCCCACCACTCATGGttctccattttgttttgattttcgAGGGAAAATTAAtatctgtaattttgtaggcTGCACAGACCTCTAACCACACAAAAACTTACTCAGCTATttcacatatacatttatatttctctcaTTATGGTGTTGCTAACACATCGTAAAATTCCAGCTCAGATAAACTCTACGTTCATTTCCTCGCCCACTGTATAAAATATCTTTACATTTCTTCATATTTCCCCTCTCGAAAGAGAACATCTGTAAGCATGAGTTGCTCTATGTGCATATCTGTGGTCTGCTGGCACAACCAGTGGTCTACTTCCCTATCTCTGAACAAGGCTTTGCTGTTATTGTTTACAATGAACAAGGGATGTGAGATGTGTGCAAAGACATACTTACATATTCATGCATATAGCACCCTAGTACACAATAAACTGTTTGGAGTGAAACAACCCTTTGATGGTGCTGCTCATGTCtgcaaactttatttttactatCAACATGACCTCAATTGGCAATATCAACAAATTTGATATACTCCACTTGGATAAGGAATAGGATATCCAAAGCAGAAACCAAAAGTTCTCAAATGTCAACACAAGCAGCTGTATAAGAACTTTGCCTAAATGAAACTGCAGAAACCATCTGATAAAAGAATATTAGTACAAATTTCACCAGACATCTGAGGCCAGCTTTTGATACACGGTGCTACTGACACATTTTGATGATTACCAAAAAAGTACAGAGGATCAATACCCAGCcccaataaaaaatacagttaaataaaatttcTGCCTTTCAAAATGAGCCTCAACTGCACTGTGAGCTTATGCCAACGAACAGAGGCCAAGAATAACTCTTTGGGGCACAGCACAATGGCATTTCTGTAACTCAACACCTATAATGAGGCAGACTAATATGGCAAACTTCAACTAGTATGTCTGATTCCCAAGACAATGGCAACCCTGGGCACTCGCTGAACATTGTCAGTAAATGAAGTCATTTTGAAATCCTTTTCTGAAGCCAATACTAAATAGGTTTTACTTCTCAAATTATACTGGAATGAAAACGTGTAGAGAACTGAATGCTGTCAGATATGGGATATGACTAATTCATGACACGCATGTGCCCACACATGCATGAGCAGATGTTTCACCAAGTCATGATACACAAATCCACTGTGCAACCAACAAATCTCAAAAGCTATAATCAACTTCATGGTTTAAAGTTTCTCAATGTTCTTGCCAGACTTACCAATTTGGTCCTCAGGTATGAGTGACTCTATAGGTGGGTCCAGCTCAGAGCTCTGGCGCAGGTAAGCTTTCATCTGCGTCATAAACTGCCTGAGAGTCTGCAGAAAATCCATCCCTGATGTGTGACAGCCTCGGTTCTCCTGAACAAAGCTGATGTAGTCCTGAACCAAGGAGCCAAAATAGGAGCTTTTGTCCCTGGACAGCTCAGCAATCCTTTTCACTGCCCGTCTCTCCGGTGTCATGAGGGAGCTCAGCATGCCACTCACCTTGCGAAAGCGTCCTTTCAAGGCCCTGGGGATGATAAAGGACCCCCCACTCAGGCTCACACCAACCTTTCCACGCTTCCGCGCTTTAAAGGATGGACGGAGGCGCATCTCTAGATCTGTCTCCAGGCCGACCCCATagtcttcctcttcatcttcttccccatcctcatcctcctcactGCTGTCCTCCACTGGGTCTTGATGGTTAAGGTGTCGAGACGGGCTGGGGGCCAGGCCCAGGGAGAATCCAGGAGACTGCGAGTATTCCAGTGAGTCAGAGGAAGAAGTAGACATGCTCATGTCACTGAGCCGCTGGCGTCCCCTCTCATTAGGACTGGATGGACTCCCAGCATTATTCTCCAGTAGTACATCAGCAGGGTCAGCATGTGGAGGCTGGCAAGGTGAAAGCTTGGCACGAGACAAGGCCTTGGCGATGGTGTCATCATCCAGGGCAATGTGGCAGCGGTGAGCTTCCAGATCAGGCTTTTTAGGCCTTGGCGGTGGTGGGTTTAAAGGCACAGGGATTGGTGTGCTGCCACTTTTGGACAGGCTGCTGTGCTTGGCACCTATTGGTGGTCGAACGGGTGCTGGGCGCCTGCTGGGGGACTGGTGTTGCCTAGCAGCCACAACAATGGCCTCTGGCATGCTCTTCGGCCTGGTGGTAGCTGCTGGAGGTCCAGGTGGAGGTGGGGCAGGGCGCCGGCGTGGCATTGAgcgggggggaggggggcgggggggAGGGGGCCTTGATTTGCCGTTCAGTTTGATCTTGTGTATATGTTGCTCGCTACCTTCACTGCTGCTTATCGGCTTCACGGAAAATTTTCCCACATTCTCTAGGTCGTTATTGGACTTGACAGCATTCGAAGGAGAATCCTCTTCGCAGTGGTGGTGTCGATGAGTCTGGAGAAACAGTGGGTTAAGGAAGCACAAAGGACCACTGGAATGTCTTCCTTCCAGATGAAAGGAAGGTGGAGGGGCGTGGGACTGTAGGGTTGGGGGCGCACTATCGCAGTAAGCCCCGGTGTGTCTCTGCTGTGACCCCCTGACCTCCCTGTTCCTGTTGGTTCGCTGGGGGCTGAGGGTACGGCTCAGAGGGCGACAGGGATGGGGGGAGGTGCGCCGCTGACTGCACAAGGAAGAGTCCCAGAAGCCTgtaatacacagacacagaaacactcagaGGCAAACATTAACTTTAAGCTAAACATACACTTCTCCGAGGACAATTCAAATTTCCCAGAAAGCCAATATCCTTGGACAACAACTGGGATTAAGAGTCttcaaatgaaaagatcagTTAAATAACAGATGTAAAAGAACAAAGACAGTATTCTCAACTATTTCTCACCAACACTTAATATGTTTACTCAaagttttccttattttttctctttatccgTCTTTCTGCTTGCTTGTGTCCTCCGTCCTGCTGGTGGGGGAAGCGCAGTGAGTTCAGCTCCGTGTCTCTTGGGTCTGATTCACTGGATGCCGACACACACCCAGAGACATACAGAGGGAGTTACCCATGCTCCCACAGAGTGGGAGGGCACTCAATACACCACACGGCACACAGCTCCAGTTCCTCCACTCCTTCTTCctgctctgttttcctctctcataTTTCTACATGGGGCTGTATTCGCCCTGAAGCTCCCCTAGCTGAGTAGTTTTAGGAACATTTATTACTGTATGCAAACCTTATTTATATGATTTTCTacatctttcctttttcatatTGATGATCTTTGTTTTgtagttaaaacaaaaatgatttcactCAACAGAAAGGAACAGGAACAAATCATACACACCTAAAAATATATAGGCAATGATTGCAGCATAAGCCCAGTGATGGCCGCTCTTGTAGCctaaaaatggaaacattaatTCTTGCACTCCT is drawn from Xiphias gladius isolate SHS-SW01 ecotype Sanya breed wild chromosome 15, ASM1685928v1, whole genome shotgun sequence and contains these coding sequences:
- the LOC120800181 gene encoding ras and Rab interactor 2-like — protein: MAFSSPTGNPPSSLTDRSGSFFKLIDTFALEIGELKKEMVQTSPTVVKEPMELQGLESEVSGVYLQSPHCGGVGGERDSGYDSLRRRMSVLDRLSQTHPVWLLLAVSEEEASRILLKQPPGVFLVRKSATLQRKVLSVRLKEDPSGTPISHFPVRESLYTFSLEGSGISFADLFRLVAFYCISRDVLPFTIKLPEAIASAKTQKELEEVAQLGAGFWDSSLCSQRRTSPHPCRPLSRTLSPQRTNRNREVRGSQQRHTGAYCDSAPPTLQSHAPPPSFHLEGRHSSGPLCFLNPLFLQTHRHHHCEEDSPSNAVKSNNDLENVGKFSVKPISSSEGSEQHIHKIKLNGKSRPPPPRPPPPRSMPRRRPAPPPPGPPAATTRPKSMPEAIVVAARQHQSPSRRPAPVRPPIGAKHSSLSKSGSTPIPVPLNPPPPRPKKPDLEAHRCHIALDDDTIAKALSRAKLSPCQPPHADPADVLLENNAGSPSSPNERGRQRLSDMSMSTSSSDSLEYSQSPGFSLGLAPSPSRHLNHQDPVEDSSEEDEDGEEDEEEDYGVGLETDLEMRLRPSFKARKRGKVGVSLSGGSFIIPRALKGRFRKVSGMLSSLMTPERRAVKRIAELSRDKSSYFGSLVQDYISFVQENRGCHTSGMDFLQTLRQFMTQMKAYLRQSSELDPPIESLIPEDQIDQVLEKAMHKCVLKPLKSVIEVALHDFQVSSGAWQQLRENLALAKTKRPQELGVDGAVPPDPVSIEKIRHKFLNMRKMYSPEKKVSLLLRVCKLIYTIMQDNSGRMYGADDFLPILTYVVAQCDMPQLDTEIQYMMELLDPSLLQGEGGYYLTSAYGAMALIKNFQEEQAARVLSSEARNTLHQWHRRRTAQRSVPSVDDFQNYLRVALQEVDTGCTAKTLVVHPYTTTEEVCSLCAYKFKIPDPENYALFLVTEDTTQQLAPDTYPQRIKAELHSRPRAQIFHFVYRTVPNLNLCIPAVMQNGNCLQIE